The Lentimicrobiaceae bacterium genomic sequence AATATCACCTACTGCAGTACCTCCAAAATTGGCAATTATACCTTTTCCCGTTTTCGACGCTTCTTTAACTTGTTGATCCCAGTATACAAGATCGGACTCAGACACAAATCCGAATTCTTCCAGGTTATCGTCAGGGTTGAGAGCATTGTCATCAATAGGTTGCTGACGAATGATGGCATCGAAAAAATAACTTGATTCAGGCATTCGCCCACTAGGAGGAACGATCGTATTTCCTTGGGGATAGAGTAATAGACTACCATCACGATCATAGGAAGTATTAAACTTGCCGGGAACCAAAACGGTTTGCCCCCAAAAAGTTCTAAACTCCTTCCAATCCTCGTTTGCAAAACCAAACATATTGTTCTGTGGACTAATCCCTATTACATCAATTCCCAATACATCCTGTAAATCAGCCTCCACCTCTCCCAGCATTTGAAAGGGTTCTATCACTTTAACAGGTTTCTTTTCCAAACCATAATATCGACGCAGGTTTTCAATTGCAAGTACGTGAATTCCAGTTGTTGGTGTACTTCCAAAATCGACCACGATTTTGTCGGCTTGTTTATGGTTTAAAACTGTTTGTAATCTTTCCTTTGATGTCATATTTCTAATTTAATTCTTTTGATAATAATCTGTCAATTAAAAATTTACTGTGCTATTTTTTCGTTTCCCAGAGTTTTTCAATTTCCTCCAGAGTCTTTCCCTTTGTTTCTGGCAGATACAAATAGGTGAACAGCCATTGAAGAAAAGCCATTAGCGCCAGAAATAGGAAAGTTGCTGCACCACCTACTGAAGCAAGAAAATGGGGGAAAAGTAGTACTACAAAGAAGTTAAAGATCCATTGCGTAAACGAGGCAAAAGCTATTGCTTTTCCTCTTATTCTATTGGGAAATATCTCAGAAACCAGCGTCCAGAAAGCGGGACCGATGCATGAAGCGAAAAAAGCGATAAACAACAAAATGCAAATCAGCGTAAAAATACCGCTTAGTTCGAGATAGAACGACAATGCCAGAAGCAAAAGGGTAACCGTCATCCCCAAGGAACCAACCAGATAGAGCATTCGCCGGCCTGCTTTATCGATCAGGAAAATAGCGACAAGGGTGAACAGACCGTTAATTAATCCAATCAGGGAGGTTTGAAGTAAGGCATTTTCAATTTTGACTCCGGCTGCCAGTAATATCTTTGGTGCATAATCTACAATTGTGTTAATTCCGCTGATCTGAACAAAAACAGCCAGCACAAATCCAAAAGCAATCACTTTTCGTGAAGAGGGTTTGAACAATTCTGCAATGGTTGCTGAAGTTGTATTGACTTTGAGCGATTCGGCAATTTCGGATATTTCCGAATTGGCCATCTCACTGCCTCCTATTCTTGTCAGAACAACCAAAGCTTCCCTTTTCCGGCCAGCTTTATAGAGCCATCGTGGACTTTCCGGAATAAAAAACAGACCAATAAAAAACACCACGGAAGGGATCACCCCTGAGGCAAACATCCATCGCCAGTTATTCTCCAAATCGTGAAGCGTATAATTAATTGTATATGAAATAAGTATCCCAAGCACAATTGTAAGCTGATAAATTGCCACGAGTGTTCCACGATTTTTCGCCGGCGCCACTTCGGCCACATACATGGGTGAAAGGACGGATGCCGCTCCCACCGCTAATCCTCCCGTGAGGCGCGCCAGAATAAAGAAAACCGATGAAGTTGCAACAGCTGTGGCTGCACATGAAAATGCAAAAAACAGTGCTACAACTATAAGTATCTTTTTTCGCCCGTATTTGTCAGTGAGGACTCCGGAGCCAAATGCCCCGACAATTGCCCCTACCAGGAGAGAGCTGACTCCCCATCCCAACTGCAGTTCGTCCCAGCCAAAATAGGGTTGAATAAACGGAACTGCTCCTGAAATGATAGCAATATCGAAACCAAACATGAGGCCTCCCATGGTGGCTATAAGGCATATGAAATAAAGGTAAGTTGATTTAGCTATTTCTTGCATGCGTATATAATTTGTTTTTAAAGGTCGCATTGAATAGCCATGACGATATTTATATTTTCGGTTTGTGATTTCTCAATCATGGCTATTACATCTGTAGATAAGTTGTATTTCATTGTCTCGCAAATTACAAAGAGGTTATCATTTCTGCTGTTGTTTTACTTTTCTCTGGCAACGGAATATTGCAAAAATAAATAGGATGCAGGTTCGTTGATCGAAAAAATTGCAGATCCATTTTCAGATATTTTTTGCTCCAAAGTATTTCTGCTCTCAAGGTTAGTTATCATGATGTTTTTATTCGTTAGAAACTTCAGTGCAATTTCCTTTCGTGGCTCTTTGTTATGCAATTCCCTGAATAATAAAAGATAACCATTGTTCATGTACTCATCAATAAATTGAAATCCTGACCAACTATCATTCGACGGAATATCACCGACAGGAAAACTGTAGCAGTTGAACATGCGAAGTCTATGCTCCTTATACAATGCAATAAGCTGCTTTAGTTCCTTTCTTCCTTCCATGTCTAAAAACTGTGCACTCTGAAAAAAGACGGGAATAAAAGGTAACCCCATTGCAAAACAATACGAATGGCTGTGTTGGTAGGCATCGCTGCGTTCTCTATTGGTGCGTTTGGGATTTTGCAGTAACACCTGAAGTTTGTTCCCGTTAAAATATTTTGACATTAGCCAATGCTGGCGAAGCACATGGTAAGGGACCATAGTCAAATGTTCAGGCAATGCTTCCTGAATGTTCTGGAAGTAAATGCTGCCATATTCTTTGCCTAAATACCATCCATAACGTGGATCATCGTATTCGGGACAAAATGAAAACTGGGTTTTCATCCACGAATGTTTCATTATGTCCCTAATACCCGCAAACCTGTTTTCGAAGGCGCTGCGATTATTCAAATGATCAAAATCAACTTTCCAGGTCACAACTTTGGCTTCATCAAGATTCTTGATCAAGTCGGCCTGTTTAGCCCTTTGGATTGCAACCCAAAGTCCCATCTTAATCCCATATTTTTGGCAAGCATTGCTTATAGTTGTCCATCCATCAGGATAACTAGGACGGAAAACTTCACTTTTCTTCCATGGATCAATTTGCCAACCATCGTCAATACGCAATACTTCAATTCCCAGATCGACAAGTTCAGGGATTTCCTTCAATAAGTAGTTTTGTTTTGCAAACTGTGCTCCACCCGGGTTTGCCGGCCCCCAGGTATCGTTAATGATCAATGCGTCTCGTTCCGGGAAAACCGGATACCGGGCCCTGTCGAACCTTTTAATGGACAGTTGCATTCCGTCATTACCACCGGCATATACAAGTGTCCAGTTAGCCCAGCATTCCCGGAATCGATCCGCAACTATTTCGTCGGAAAGTAAACCCAACCCGGTAACTGACAATCCACCTGGATCTGAATAAAAAGAACCCGTATTATGCCCCTGCTGGTTCACACATTTATGTGACTCTTTAACTATACATACTCCTTCATTCCCATACTCCACTCCAATACCACTTGCCCAGTCAATAACCTCATTTTGGAAAACTGGATAGCCTTTAACAACCTCCTCTTTAAGCATATCCATGCTTTGGTCGTGCCGGTTGCCGGGATCGTTATAATATCCCCAATATCGTCTCGAATTTTTTACCGATAAATTCAAAGGTAAAAACTCTGTTCTAGCGCCTGGTACAGGTTGTGTACTGCCGAAGTATTTTTTTACAGTATCCGGCTTAGGAAAACATTCAGGTTGGAAGCCCGGCATTGCTTTAATTTTCAACTGGGTACGGATACCTGACGCTCCTGGATAAACCCATATTACATGCTGTACTTCAAGTTTTAAAGATTCGTACTTGACATGGGTAACAACTTCGAGATACTTATTTGAAAACCCATTATCATCTTTCACTTTAGCAGTCAGGGATATAAGGCTTGCAACTGATGGAACACTGTCTCCCTTTTGAAGATTCCAATCGCATTTTATTTTTTTTTGCGAATTGGCATATATTCTGCCGTTCGTTAAATCTTTAAGATGCAATGTAACAAGACCATTTCCTGTCCATAACCATTTCCGCTCAACCTCACCTGTACTTACAATCAATGAATCTCCTTTGGTAAAGACATGAGCCTTGCTTAATTCATCTTTAATAACCGGAAGTGTTTGTGCAAGAGAAGTTTGCACAAATAGCGCGAGTGTTAAAATCTTTAGAAGAGTAAATTTTTTCATTGATATTTACTTTAAAGTGATACTGCGAAATGATTATTTGCAGGTGTTACCATTTCTCAATACGTTTGATAATTTCAGGCTGAATTTTTTCATCGGCGGCAATGCACAATAGCAAGCCTTTCGGATCCATCACACTGATGAAATCTTCGAGTTCGTGTAATTGAACATCAACCACGATTGATTTACCGGCAGCCTGAATTTTCCTGATAAACGGAACCCATTGCAAAATTGGCAAATCGTCGCCAACCCCCTGAACCCATTGAATAGCATTAATTTCCGGCATTGCCAGGATATGATCCACGTGGTTTGCAACTCCTTTGCCATCCAAATGAAAAATATTATGTGTCATAGGTTTCACTTCGCTCTGAATCACAGACAAAATAAATTCTTCAAATTGTTCAGGTGAAATCATCGTTGAAAAATCACAGCTTGGAATATGCATCTTCCCAAATGATGGAATTCCCATCCAGGTTACTGAAGGCTGGTTGTGTTTTTTTAAAATCGCATCAAAATGATCAAAAATTCGGTGAAAATCTCTGGATGCCAAATCAATCAGTTTTTTTACTCCTTCGGGTTCGAGCAGAAAATCAATGCAAAGTTGCTGTGGATCGCGAAATGCAGCTGCACAATCAAGTCCTGGATGTAAGTCGGTGTATCCTACTAAATATTTCCCTGAGCAACGCTCCAAAGCTGCATAAGTCATTTCTTCAATCTTTCTGAAATAGGGATTGTTAAAGTCTAATTTAATGTCATCCATCTGCGACCAATCCTTAAGATTTGAAATAGAATAAGAAGTGACCTCTTTATATTCCAATTCAACACCGTAAAACGCGGTATAGACTTCAGGGCCAAGGTTTGGCCAGAAAATGGGAAAGGTCTCAGCATTAAATACAGAATGTTTCAACTGATATTCGAACAGTTCAATCTGATAATCGGTATCCCACCATCGATCTTTTAAGGTGGCCCAAGACTTGTCTTTTAGTAAGTGAGATGCGCTATATTCAGCATTATGTGCAGCAAACCGGATGGGAACCCTGTCAATCATTTCCTGACTGTACCAGGCATATATTCGTTTCATACATTGTTCAAAGTCTGGCTTTTGTTCCAATTCAACATTCCACCAGGTATCTTTTGAATTCATAATCCTTAATTTGTTCTAATTTATTTCTTCAAATCTTCTTGATGTTGCCTAAAGCTGGTTTACAATGACACATCCGTTAAAAAGTATTGTTTTTATTTGAATCAAGGAAAACTGTCATTAATTTCTTTCCTTCAGAATTTTTATGAATTCAGAGGGATTTTCACTTAAATGTTTTGAATAATCTGATGCGATATAAAACGACCACATACAATCCTTAACAATCTCATTGGGGTTAATACGTCTGCCTGAATTCCATGCCGAATATATCTTTGAAAGTTGATTTTGATCTTCCCGGGCTACTTTTTTCAGATAGGTTTCAACAGCATTCAAATCAACCTTTCCGGAATTGATAAAGGCCAGTAACTCATTTTGCCTGTTGTAGTTGTATTCCATGAATTTGAGGGTTAATAGAAAATCGTCAAAATCACCCATGTTCCTGATAACTTGACCCCGACAGGGTGTTAAAAGATTTATTAATTCACTGAAATGACCAGGTAGT encodes the following:
- a CDS encoding sugar porter family MFS transporter yields the protein MQEIAKSTYLYFICLIATMGGLMFGFDIAIISGAVPFIQPYFGWDELQLGWGVSSLLVGAIVGAFGSGVLTDKYGRKKILIVVALFFAFSCAATAVATSSVFFILARLTGGLAVGAASVLSPMYVAEVAPAKNRGTLVAIYQLTIVLGILISYTINYTLHDLENNWRWMFASGVIPSVVFFIGLFFIPESPRWLYKAGRKREALVVLTRIGGSEMANSEISEIAESLKVNTTSATIAELFKPSSRKVIAFGFVLAVFVQISGINTIVDYAPKILLAAGVKIENALLQTSLIGLINGLFTLVAIFLIDKAGRRMLYLVGSLGMTVTLLLLALSFYLELSGIFTLICILLFIAFFASCIGPAFWTLVSEIFPNRIRGKAIAFASFTQWIFNFFVVLLFPHFLASVGGAATFLFLALMAFLQWLFTYLYLPETKGKTLEEIEKLWETKK